Within the Flavobacterium sp. 9R genome, the region GTTATTCCGCCAGAATTGCGTCCTTTAGTGCCACTTGATGGAGGTCGTTTTGCTACTTCAGATTTGAATGATTTATACCGTCGTGTAATTATACGTAATAACCGTTTGAAAAGATTAATGGAGATTAAAGCTCCTGAAGTTATCTTGAGAAATGAAAAACGTATGTTGCAAGAATCTGTAGATTCATTGTTTGACAACACTCGTAAAGCTTCTGCTGTTAAGACAGAATCTAACCGTCCATTGAAGTCACTTTCTGATTCATTGAAAGGTAAACAAGGTCGTTTCCGTCAAAACTTACTTGGAAAACGTGTGGATTATTCTGCTCGTTCTGTAATTGTTGTTGGGCCAGAAATGAAATTGTTTGAATGTGGTTTGCCAAAAGATATGGCTGCCGAATTATACAAACCTTTTGTAATTCGTAAGTTGATCGAAAGAGGTATTGTAAAAACAGTTAAATCTGCTAAAAAAATAATTGACAAAAAAGAGCCAGTTGTATGGGATATTCTTGAAAATGTAATCAAAGGACATCCAGTATTGCTTAACCGTGCTCCTACTTTGCACCGTTTGGGTATCCAAGCATTCCAACCAAAATTAATTGAAGGTAAAGCAATTCAATTGCACCCATTAGTATGTACGGCGTTCAACGCGGATTTTGATGGGGATCAGATGGCGGTTCATTTGCCATTAGGACCTGAGGCTATTTTGGAAGCACAATTATTGATGTTAGCTTCTCACAATATCTTGAACCCTGCAAATGGTGCTCCAATTACAGTACCTTCTCAGGACATGGTTTTGGGTCTATATTATATGACCAAAGAACGTTTAACTACACCTGAATTAACTATTCTTGGTGAAGGATTAACTTTCTATTCTGCAGAAGAGGTAAATATCGCTTTGAACGAAGGAAGATTAGAGTTGAATGCTCGTGTGAAAATTAGAGCAAAAGACTTTAATGAAGATGGAGAGTTAGTGTACAAAATTATACAAACAACTGCTGGACGTGTACTATTTAATGAAGTTGTACCAGAAGCTGCAGGTTATATCAATGATGTATTAACCAAGAAAAACTTAAGAGATATTATCGGTCACGTATTAAGTTCGACTGATGTGCCTACTACAGCTGCCTTCTTAGATAATATGAAAAATATGGGTTATAAGTTCGCTTTCAAAGGAGGTTTATCTTTCTCTTTAGGTGATATTAGAATTCCAGAACAAAAAACAAAATTAATTGCTGATGCAAGAGAGCAAGTAGAAGGAATTTCTGCTAACTATAACATGGGTCTTATTACCAATAACGAGCGTTACAACCAAGTTATTGACGTATGGACTTCTGCCAATGCTCAATTGACGGAGTTAGCAATGAAGAATATTAGAGAAGACCAACAAGGATTCAACTCAGTGTATATGATGCTTGATTCTGGGGCGAGGGGATCTAAAGAACAAATTCGTCAGTTAACTGGTATGCGTGGTTTGATGGCTAAGCCTAAAAAATCTACTGCTGGTGGTGGTGAAATTATCGAAAACCCGATCCTTTCTAACTTTAAAGAAGGTCTATCAATTTTAGAGTACTTTATCTCTACGCACGGTGCTCGTAAAGGTCTTGCGGATACGGCGCTGAAAACAGCGGATGCTGGATACTTAACTCGTAGGTTGCATGACGTTTCTCAAGATGTTATTGTTAATATAGACGATTGTGGTACATTAAGAGGTGTTGAAGTTTCTGCATTGAAGAAAAACGAGGAAATCGTTGAATCTTTAGGAGAAAGAATCTTAGGACGTGTTGCATTACAAGATGTAATTAATCCTTTAACTACTGATATTTTAGTTCATGCAGGACAACAAATCACAGAGTCTATTGTAAAAGCAATCGAAGCTTCTCCAGTAGAAAAAGTTGAAGTTCGTTCTCCATTAACTTGTGAGGCAACAAAAGGAATTTGTGCTAAATGTTACGGTAGAAACTTAGCTACTGGTAAGATGACGCAAAAAGGAGAAGCTGTTGGGGTTATTGCTGCACAGTCTATTGGTGAACCAGGTACACAGTTAACATTGCGTACATTCCACGTTGGAGGGGTTGCTGGAGGTATCTCTGAAGATTCTAGTATTATTGCTCGATTTGCAGGTAAATTAGAAATCGAAGATTTAAAAACAGTTAAAGGAGAAGATAGCGAAGGAAACTCTGTTGATATTGTAGTGTCTCGTTCAACTGAATTGAAATTAATCGACGAAAAAACGGGTATTTTATTAAGTACAAACAATATTCCTTACGGTTCTAGTATTTTTGTTACTGATGGTCAGTCAGTTGCAAAAGGAGAAGTTATCTGTAAATGGGATCCATATAATGGTGTTATTGTTTCTGAGTTTACTGGTAAAATTGCTTACGAAGATTTAGAGCAAGGACAATCGTTCATGGTTGAAATCGATGAGCAAACTGGTTTCCAAGAAAAAGTAATTTCTGAGTCAAGAAACAAAAAATTAATCCCAACTTTATTGGTTTACGGTAAAGATGGTGAATTGATTCGTTCTTACAACTTACCAGTAGGGGCCCACTTGATGGTTGAGAATGGTGAGAAAATTAAAGCTGGTAAAGTATTGGTGAAAATCCCACGTCGTTCTTCAAAATCAGGCGATATCACGGGAGGTTTACCAAGAATTACAGAATTGTTAGAAGCTCGTAATCCTTCTAATCCAGCGGTAGTTTCTGAAATTGACGGGGTAGTTTCTTTTGGAAAAATCAAAAGAGGTAACCGTGAAATTATCATCGAATCTAAATTTGGTGATGTTAGAAAATACTTGGTTAAACTATCAAGCCAGATTCTTGTTCAAGAAAATGACTTCGTAAGAGCAGGGGTACCATTGTCTGATGGTGCAATTACTCCAGACGATATTTTGAGAATCCAAGGACCAGCTGCAGTACAACAATACTTAGTAAATGAAATTCAAGAGGTTTACCGTTTACAAG harbors:
- the rpoC gene encoding DNA-directed RNA polymerase subunit beta' produces the protein MMNNRNNNKDKNPVKRFNKISIGLASPESILKESRGEVLKPETINYRTHKPERDGLFCERIFGPVKDFECACGKYKRIRYKGIICDRCGVEVTEKKVRRDRVGHINLVVPIAHIWYFRSLPNKIGYILGLPSKKLDMIIYYERYVVIQAGIAKNADGESLQRLDFLTEEEYLNILDTLPADNQYLDDFDPNKFVAKMGAECIMDLLARIDLDELSYSLRHSANNETSKQRKTEALKRLQVVESFRESNLNRENRPEWMIMKVIPVIPPELRPLVPLDGGRFATSDLNDLYRRVIIRNNRLKRLMEIKAPEVILRNEKRMLQESVDSLFDNTRKASAVKTESNRPLKSLSDSLKGKQGRFRQNLLGKRVDYSARSVIVVGPEMKLFECGLPKDMAAELYKPFVIRKLIERGIVKTVKSAKKIIDKKEPVVWDILENVIKGHPVLLNRAPTLHRLGIQAFQPKLIEGKAIQLHPLVCTAFNADFDGDQMAVHLPLGPEAILEAQLLMLASHNILNPANGAPITVPSQDMVLGLYYMTKERLTTPELTILGEGLTFYSAEEVNIALNEGRLELNARVKIRAKDFNEDGELVYKIIQTTAGRVLFNEVVPEAAGYINDVLTKKNLRDIIGHVLSSTDVPTTAAFLDNMKNMGYKFAFKGGLSFSLGDIRIPEQKTKLIADAREQVEGISANYNMGLITNNERYNQVIDVWTSANAQLTELAMKNIREDQQGFNSVYMMLDSGARGSKEQIRQLTGMRGLMAKPKKSTAGGGEIIENPILSNFKEGLSILEYFISTHGARKGLADTALKTADAGYLTRRLHDVSQDVIVNIDDCGTLRGVEVSALKKNEEIVESLGERILGRVALQDVINPLTTDILVHAGQQITESIVKAIEASPVEKVEVRSPLTCEATKGICAKCYGRNLATGKMTQKGEAVGVIAAQSIGEPGTQLTLRTFHVGGVAGGISEDSSIIARFAGKLEIEDLKTVKGEDSEGNSVDIVVSRSTELKLIDEKTGILLSTNNIPYGSSIFVTDGQSVAKGEVICKWDPYNGVIVSEFTGKIAYEDLEQGQSFMVEIDEQTGFQEKVISESRNKKLIPTLLVYGKDGELIRSYNLPVGAHLMVENGEKIKAGKVLVKIPRRSSKSGDITGGLPRITELLEARNPSNPAVVSEIDGVVSFGKIKRGNREIIIESKFGDVRKYLVKLSSQILVQENDFVRAGVPLSDGAITPDDILRIQGPAAVQQYLVNEIQEVYRLQGVKINDKHFEVVIRQMMRKVRVQDPGDTLFLEDQLIHTKDFIVQNDNLYGMKVVEDAGDSAVLKPGQIVTPRELRDENSLLKRTDKNLVVARDVITATATPILQGITRASLQTKSFISAASFQETTKVLNEAAVAGKVDLLEGLKENVIVGHRIPAGTGMREYDNTIVGSKEDYNDMMANKEEYIY